One Sphingomonas sp. SUN039 genomic window carries:
- a CDS encoding inorganic phosphate transporter, with the protein MEPTLALPLLVALIALALAFDFLNGLHDAANSIATVVSTRLLSPLNAVIFAAFFNFAAYFLSVAFPALHKVAETIGKGIIDKDVVTPSVVFGALVGAMFWNVVTWLKGIPSSSSHALVGGLVGAGVAHAGMEGIVWGGLNKTAIAIFLSPTIGMILSMLIMLVTSWMAKGTGAGARPAERSFKALHLISSATYSIGHGLNDAQKTMGIITVLLYSTGYLNGEFHVPHWVAISCYVAIGLGTLSGGWKIIQTMGTRITKLSHHQGFSASLGGSIMLFAASALGIPVSTTHTITGCVIGVGAARRASAVRWGIAGNLLVAWVLTVPASALVGAAFYMLTRLF; encoded by the coding sequence GTGGAACCCACTCTCGCCTTGCCGCTGCTGGTCGCGCTGATCGCGCTCGCGCTCGCGTTCGATTTCCTCAACGGGCTGCACGATGCGGCCAATTCGATTGCCACGGTGGTTTCGACGCGGCTGCTGTCGCCGCTCAACGCGGTGATCTTTGCCGCCTTTTTCAATTTCGCCGCCTATTTCCTGTCGGTCGCCTTTCCGGCGCTGCATAAGGTGGCGGAGACGATCGGCAAGGGAATCATCGACAAGGATGTCGTGACGCCCTCGGTGGTGTTCGGTGCGCTGGTCGGGGCGATGTTCTGGAACGTCGTGACCTGGCTGAAGGGCATTCCGTCCTCGTCGAGCCATGCGCTGGTCGGCGGTCTCGTCGGTGCAGGTGTCGCCCATGCGGGCATGGAAGGGATCGTCTGGGGCGGACTGAATAAGACCGCCATCGCGATCTTCCTGTCGCCGACCATCGGCATGATCCTGTCGATGCTCATCATGCTGGTCACGTCGTGGATGGCAAAAGGCACCGGTGCGGGCGCGCGGCCCGCCGAGCGCAGTTTCAAGGCGTTGCACCTGATCTCGTCGGCGACCTACTCGATCGGTCACGGCCTGAACGACGCGCAGAAGACGATGGGGATCATTACGGTCCTGCTTTATTCGACCGGCTATCTGAACGGCGAATTCCATGTGCCGCACTGGGTGGCGATCAGCTGCTATGTCGCCATCGGCCTCGGCACGCTGTCGGGCGGATGGAAGATCATCCAGACGATGGGCACGCGCATTACCAAATTGTCGCATCATCAGGGATTCAGCGCGTCGCTCGGCGGCTCGATCATGCTGTTCGCGGCCTCGGCGCTCGGCATTCCCGTCTCGACGACGCACACGATCACCGGTTGTGTGATCGGCGTCGGCGCGGCACGGCGGGCGTCGGCGGTGCGCTGGGGCATCGCGGGCAATTTGCTGGTTGCGTGGGTGCTGACCGTCCCTGCGTCGGCGCTGGTCGGAGCGGCGTTCTACATGCTTACACGTCTTTTTTAG
- a CDS encoding DUF47 family protein: protein MRQIAALPYRTQGTAIDAPVGIMLVTSRETKRWVLPKGNLIPGLSPHAAAAHEAEEEAGVQGLACPTPLGAYRYRKTRKSGASLMIDVDVFPILVTHEMDEWEEQGQRERRWFTLAEAAEAVDEADLGALIRLFRASEAEAALRRGPAVKILKGAGGMFGWFQRLLPQQGNFFDLFEAHALTLVAGADALSRLLQGGPNMAEHIKEIEEREHDADDIIREVLQTVRRTFLTPFDRGAITDLIGSMDDAIDQMNKTAATISLYEVTEFDQEMKDVAAIIVDAARILAEALPLLRNITGNAVRLHELTERLVKLEGQADHIHDAGLRALFKAHGETNTLRFIVFREIYSNLERVVDRFEDVANEIDGLVIDHS, encoded by the coding sequence ATCCGCCAGATTGCTGCCCTTCCCTACCGGACCCAAGGCACTGCCATCGATGCGCCGGTCGGCATCATGCTTGTCACATCGCGCGAGACCAAACGCTGGGTGCTGCCGAAAGGCAATTTGATCCCCGGCCTGTCCCCGCACGCCGCCGCCGCCCATGAAGCGGAGGAAGAAGCCGGGGTGCAGGGTCTCGCCTGCCCGACGCCGCTGGGGGCGTACCGCTATCGCAAGACCCGCAAGTCGGGCGCGTCGCTGATGATCGACGTCGATGTGTTCCCCATTCTCGTCACGCACGAGATGGACGAATGGGAGGAGCAGGGGCAACGCGAACGCCGCTGGTTCACGTTGGCCGAAGCGGCCGAAGCGGTGGATGAAGCCGATCTCGGCGCGCTCATCCGGCTGTTCCGCGCAAGCGAGGCAGAAGCGGCATTGCGGCGCGGGCCGGCAGTTAAAATCTTGAAGGGGGCAGGGGGCATGTTCGGGTGGTTTCAGCGGCTGTTGCCGCAGCAGGGCAATTTCTTCGACCTGTTCGAAGCGCATGCGCTGACCTTGGTCGCGGGCGCCGACGCGCTGTCGCGGCTGTTGCAGGGCGGGCCGAACATGGCCGAGCACATCAAGGAGATCGAGGAGCGCGAACACGACGCCGACGACATCATCCGCGAAGTACTCCAGACCGTCCGCCGGACGTTCCTGACCCCGTTCGACCGTGGTGCGATTACCGACCTGATCGGATCGATGGACGATGCCATCGACCAGATGAACAAGACGGCGGCGACAATCTCGCTCTACGAGGTCACCGAATTCGACCAGGAGATGAAGGACGTCGCCGCGATCATTGTCGATGCGGCGCGCATATTGGCCGAGGCCCTGCCGCTGCTCCGTAACATCACCGGCAATGCGGTGCGCCTGCATGAATTGACCGAGCGGCTGGTCAAGCTGGAGGGACAGGCCGACCATATCCACGACGCCGGCCTGCGCGCGCTGTTCAAGGCGCATGGCGAAACCAATACGTTGCGCTTCATCGTTTTTCGCGAAATCTACAGCAACCTCGAGCGCGTGGTCGACAGGTTCGAGGATGTCGCCAACGAGATCGACGGTCTCGTCATCGACCACAGCTGA